From a single Nocardioides sp. dk884 genomic region:
- a CDS encoding phosphomannomutase/phosphoglucomutase: MADTLDPQSVHAIFKAYDVRGTVPDQLDERLARATGQAFVEVVGASTVVVGHDMRPSSPGMAAAFAEGAAAAGADVIKIGLASTDQLYFASGHLGHPGAMFTASHNPAQYNGIKLCRSHAQPVGLDTGLAEIRDRVLSGAGPAAGTIPGTITEQDVLSAYAEHLLTLAPVTGRRLKVVVDAGNGMAGHTAPAVLGGLGDLLEVVPMYFELDGTFPNHEANPIEAENLRDLQARVLAEGADVGLAFDGDADRCFLVDERGEAVSPSTLTALIAARELAKEPGATVIHNVITSRSVPEIVTELGGTPVRTRVGHSFIKARMAETDAIFGGEHSGHFYFRDFWRADSGMLAALHTLAALAGTDQTLSQLLAAYERYPLSGEINSTVADQAAVIAALEAEYAGLDQVSTDRLDGLSVTHPDWTFNVRPSNTEPLLRLNAEGKDLATMTAVRDEVLAKIRSN; the protein is encoded by the coding sequence ATGGCCGACACCCTCGACCCGCAGTCCGTGCACGCCATCTTCAAGGCGTACGACGTGCGTGGCACCGTGCCCGACCAGCTCGACGAGCGGCTCGCCCGCGCGACGGGCCAGGCGTTCGTCGAGGTGGTGGGAGCCAGCACCGTCGTGGTCGGCCACGACATGCGCCCCAGCTCGCCGGGCATGGCCGCGGCGTTCGCCGAGGGCGCGGCCGCGGCCGGAGCCGACGTGATCAAGATCGGTCTGGCCTCCACCGACCAGCTCTACTTCGCCTCCGGCCACCTCGGGCACCCCGGCGCGATGTTCACCGCGAGCCACAACCCCGCGCAGTACAACGGCATCAAGCTGTGCCGCTCCCACGCCCAGCCGGTCGGCCTGGACACCGGCCTCGCGGAGATCCGCGACCGGGTGCTGTCCGGGGCCGGACCGGCCGCCGGCACGATCCCCGGCACCATCACCGAGCAGGACGTGCTGAGCGCCTACGCCGAGCACCTGCTCACCCTGGCACCGGTCACCGGGCGCCGGCTCAAGGTCGTCGTCGACGCCGGCAACGGCATGGCCGGGCACACCGCGCCCGCCGTGCTCGGAGGCCTGGGCGACCTGCTCGAGGTCGTGCCCATGTACTTCGAGCTCGACGGCACCTTCCCGAACCACGAGGCCAACCCGATCGAGGCCGAGAACCTGCGTGACCTGCAGGCCCGGGTGCTCGCCGAGGGCGCCGACGTCGGCCTGGCCTTCGACGGCGACGCCGACCGCTGCTTCCTCGTCGACGAGCGCGGCGAGGCGGTCTCGCCGTCCACGCTGACCGCGCTGATCGCGGCCCGCGAGCTGGCCAAGGAGCCGGGCGCCACGGTGATCCACAACGTGATCACCAGCCGCTCGGTGCCCGAGATCGTCACCGAGCTCGGTGGCACGCCGGTCCGCACCCGCGTCGGGCACTCCTTCATCAAGGCGCGGATGGCCGAGACCGACGCGATCTTCGGTGGCGAGCACAGCGGCCACTTCTACTTCCGCGACTTCTGGCGTGCCGACTCCGGCATGCTCGCCGCGCTGCACACCCTGGCGGCGCTGGCCGGGACCGACCAGACCCTGTCGCAGCTGCTCGCGGCCTACGAGCGCTACCCGCTCAGCGGGGAGATCAACTCTACGGTCGCCGACCAGGCCGCGGTGATCGCCGCGCTCGAGGCCGAGTACGCCGGCCTCGACCAGGTCAGCACCGACCGTCTCGACGGTCTGAGCGTCACCCACCCCGACTGGACGTTCAACGTCCGGCCGTCCAACACCGAGCCGCTGCTGCGCCTGAACGCCGAGGGCAAGGACCTCGCGACGATGACCGCAGTCCGCGACGAGGTCCTCGCGAAGATCCGGAGCAACTGA
- a CDS encoding DUF3499 domain-containing protein, with amino-acid sequence MSSRRRCSRTACARSAVNTLTYVYADQTAVLGPLATYAEPHAYDLCDVHSERLSAPRGWEVLRLAPDPAAQGPTEDDLLALADAVREAARPLPPQRPAPAQETGREVTRRGHLRVLSND; translated from the coding sequence GTGAGTTCCCGCCGTCGTTGTTCGCGCACCGCCTGCGCTCGCTCGGCGGTCAACACCCTTACCTACGTCTACGCCGACCAGACGGCCGTGCTGGGTCCGCTTGCGACCTACGCCGAGCCGCACGCCTACGACCTGTGCGACGTGCACAGCGAACGGCTGTCGGCGCCTCGTGGGTGGGAGGTGCTGCGCCTGGCGCCGGACCCCGCAGCGCAGGGTCCCACCGAGGACGACCTGCTCGCCCTGGCCGACGCGGTCCGCGAGGCAGCGCGTCCGCTGCCGCCGCAGCGACCCGCGCCCGCGCAGGAGACCGGACGCGAGGTGACCCGTCGGGGCCACCTCCGCGTCCTCAGCAACGACTGA
- a CDS encoding metallopeptidase family protein yields MDERTLPERSARPRRRDRRGRGMRGPGVLPVTPGRPALRTGRERFDAIALSVVADVERRWQDRLGPIEYAVEDAPDVPDDWDGAGVPLSALVRGTGGDPTRLVLFRRPIEHRCEGRDELEALVLTLVVEQLAELLGLDPAEVDPRYDPGD; encoded by the coding sequence GTGGATGAGCGGACTCTTCCGGAGAGGTCCGCGCGGCCGCGGCGCCGGGACCGGCGCGGGCGCGGGATGCGTGGCCCGGGAGTGCTTCCCGTCACTCCCGGACGCCCGGCGCTGCGCACCGGCCGCGAGCGTTTCGACGCGATCGCGCTGAGCGTGGTGGCCGACGTCGAGCGGCGCTGGCAGGACCGCCTCGGCCCGATCGAGTACGCCGTGGAGGACGCACCCGACGTCCCCGACGACTGGGACGGCGCCGGCGTACCGCTGTCCGCGCTGGTGCGCGGCACCGGTGGCGACCCGACCCGACTGGTGCTGTTCCGCCGACCCATCGAGCACCGCTGCGAGGGCCGCGACGAGCTGGAGGCGCTCGTGCTCACGCTCGTGGTGGAGCAGCTCGCCGAGCTGCTCGGGCTCGACCCGGCCGAGGTCGACCCGCGCTACGACCCCGGCGACTGA
- a CDS encoding DUF5719 family protein: MSHPSTGQPTGRPTGRPTGRRSATRRGRLEVTAVLAVLAPVLTGSLLLLGGAEQEVADLGAPKETTLRTAALGCPEGRKDGDRVLVATDGEATGEVRVGRGADAENVEVGPESIGIDTSRAPVTVRADGELAPGLVAGRVGGSPLGAAQCASPSAETWFTGVGAGPEHSSVLELINPGGGRAVADVSVLGSDGPIEADQLLGVVVPGGDRVRLDLAKLLPRTDDLAVRVVTTRGRVSASVLDVVDRIGSEAAVRDWLPGQDSPQRRSTLLGLAGGDGSRTLVLANPGESEAVTSIRLVTPESTFAPRDLDDVRVPPQSVVRVSVGALLASDAAEGAIGLELDSSAPVTASLRQAVDGDLTHAVPLERIADPSAVLVPRGATRLLLADAEATGSVRVVVRDDRGRQLAARTVEVERDRGASVGLPDAAAFVSVAPRGTSVLAAVVVSGDGTAIAGFSPLVRAGLVPDVRPGLPEQAGAQSPGS, encoded by the coding sequence ATGAGCCACCCGTCCACCGGCCAGCCCACTGGCCGACCCACTGGCCGACCCACTGGCCGACGCAGCGCGACGCGGCGCGGCCGCCTCGAGGTCACTGCCGTGCTCGCGGTGCTCGCGCCCGTCCTCACCGGGTCCCTCCTGCTGCTCGGCGGCGCCGAGCAGGAGGTCGCCGACCTCGGCGCCCCCAAGGAGACCACGCTCCGCACGGCCGCCCTCGGCTGCCCCGAGGGGCGCAAGGACGGCGACCGGGTCCTGGTCGCGACCGACGGCGAGGCGACGGGCGAGGTGCGCGTCGGCCGCGGCGCCGACGCCGAGAACGTCGAGGTCGGCCCCGAGAGCATCGGCATCGACACCTCCCGCGCCCCGGTGACGGTCCGTGCCGACGGCGAGCTGGCCCCCGGGCTGGTGGCCGGCCGCGTCGGCGGCTCGCCGCTCGGGGCCGCGCAGTGCGCGAGCCCCAGCGCCGAGACCTGGTTCACCGGCGTGGGCGCGGGGCCGGAGCACTCCTCGGTGCTCGAGCTGATCAACCCCGGCGGCGGCCGTGCGGTCGCGGACGTCTCGGTGCTGGGCTCCGACGGGCCGATCGAGGCCGACCAGCTCCTCGGCGTGGTCGTCCCCGGCGGGGACCGGGTGCGCCTGGACCTGGCGAAGCTGCTGCCGCGCACCGACGACCTCGCCGTGCGGGTGGTGACCACCCGCGGCCGGGTCTCGGCCTCCGTGCTCGACGTGGTCGACCGGATCGGCTCCGAGGCCGCGGTCCGCGACTGGCTGCCCGGCCAGGACTCGCCGCAGCGCCGCAGCACCCTGCTCGGGCTCGCCGGCGGCGACGGCTCCCGCACCCTCGTGCTGGCCAACCCCGGCGAGAGCGAGGCCGTGACGAGCATCCGGCTGGTGACCCCCGAGTCCACCTTCGCCCCGCGCGACCTCGACGACGTGCGGGTGCCGCCGCAGTCGGTCGTGCGGGTCTCCGTCGGTGCGCTGCTGGCCTCCGACGCGGCCGAGGGCGCCATCGGCCTGGAGCTCGACTCCTCCGCGCCGGTCACCGCCTCGCTGCGCCAGGCCGTCGACGGCGACCTCACCCACGCGGTGCCGCTCGAGCGGATCGCAGACCCGAGTGCGGTGCTGGTGCCGCGCGGCGCCACCCGGCTGCTGCTGGCCGACGCGGAGGCGACCGGCAGCGTGCGCGTCGTCGTGCGCGACGACCGCGGCCGCCAGCTGGCGGCGCGGACCGTGGAGGTCGAGCGCGACCGCGGCGCGAGCGTCGGCCTGCCGGACGCCGCGGCGTTCGTCAGCGTCGCCCCGCGCGGCACCTCGGTGCTGGCCGCGGTGGTCGTCAGCGGCGACGGGACCGCGATCGCGGGGTTCTCCCCGCTCGTGCGCGCCGGGCTGGTCCCCGACGTACGACCCGGTCTGCCGGAGCAGGCCGGGGCTCAGTCGCCGGGGTCGTAG
- a CDS encoding glycosyltransferase family 2 protein: MSAPQSVVALLVSHDGERWLPAVLQGLAAQTHPVDHALAVDTGSKDSSVALLEDAPGVAQVLRAPGTTSFPAAVRLGLDAVAEAGLDPEWVWLLHDDANPDPGCLAALLAAAEADPGADLLGPKLREWPSLRRLLELGVTISATGRRETGLERGEYDQGQHDRVRTVLAVNTAGMLVRRRVLESLGGLDEALPLFGNDIDLGWRAAEAGHRTIVVPQAVVFHAEAAHRGLRRTPLTGRHTHYQERRAALFTLLANAPARSLPFRTVRLALGTLLRVLGFLLVRAVGESLDELAALISVYTHPGEVRAARRRRREQRDGPPVDVRELLAPRWLPYRHGLDFLGDLVSALSLQASDVAERRRLAAAEADPSSFAARRPTPSDSYDEDTLEADSGIVARFVTNPVALLLSAFVLLALVGARAAFGTLVGGGLSPVPSGAGEWWRLYLSSWHEIGSGTAVPTPAYVVALALLATLLLGSAKAAVTVVMVLAVPVALWGAWRFLRVVGRLISPAGASRWLVLLGATTYALVPVTSGAWGDGRLGVVVSAATLPWLAHAALGFADPAPQRRWRAAWRTGVLLALISAFTPVAWLVTVAVGLVVLGAAALVVRSAVRERSVWGPPATAVALVPLLLAPWWIPAVLESAAEGLLLDVGRLPGATVEGIGLLAGRFADLGAPLALGLVPAVLAVLALVPRATRVPVLVCWLVAVVTAAVAAALGAVSLDLAAVTVSPGTGFLLVLLQGSFVVAAVIGAQGFLARVAGPQGAAPVARGAIAVLAAVAAVVPAAGLAWFVAGGDAHLDEDPAGGIPAYMLQSAETGPEHGILVVRGTVEDGLTYEVRRGDGVTLGEDEILDLSPEDAGLTDAVRELASSPTPELVTDLADRGIEYVVLPAPADGDVAASLDATGGLLAASAEDRTTRAWQVDRPLRADAVAGPTSWLRVALLVVQGVALLWVLVLCAPTTNRRRS; the protein is encoded by the coding sequence GTGTCCGCTCCCCAGTCTGTCGTCGCCCTGCTCGTGAGTCACGACGGCGAACGCTGGCTCCCGGCGGTGCTCCAGGGCCTCGCCGCGCAGACCCACCCGGTCGACCACGCGCTCGCCGTCGACACCGGCAGCAAGGACTCGAGCGTCGCGCTGCTCGAGGACGCTCCGGGTGTCGCGCAGGTGCTGCGGGCCCCCGGCACGACCTCCTTCCCGGCGGCCGTACGCCTCGGCCTCGACGCCGTCGCCGAGGCCGGCCTGGACCCGGAGTGGGTCTGGCTGCTGCACGACGACGCCAACCCCGACCCCGGCTGCCTGGCCGCGCTGCTCGCGGCCGCGGAGGCCGATCCCGGCGCCGACCTGCTCGGCCCCAAGCTGCGCGAGTGGCCCTCGCTGCGCCGCCTGCTCGAGCTCGGGGTGACGATCTCGGCCACCGGTCGCCGCGAGACCGGGCTGGAGCGTGGCGAGTACGACCAGGGCCAGCACGACCGGGTCCGCACCGTGCTGGCGGTCAACACCGCCGGGATGCTGGTGCGCCGCCGCGTCTTGGAGTCCCTCGGCGGCCTGGACGAGGCGCTCCCGCTGTTCGGCAACGACATCGACCTCGGCTGGCGCGCCGCGGAGGCCGGGCACCGCACGATCGTGGTGCCGCAGGCGGTCGTCTTCCATGCCGAGGCCGCCCACCGCGGCCTGCGTCGTACGCCGCTCACCGGGCGCCACACCCACTACCAGGAGCGCCGCGCCGCGCTGTTCACGCTGCTGGCGAACGCGCCCGCCCGCTCGCTGCCGTTCCGCACGGTGCGCCTGGCCCTCGGCACGTTGCTGCGGGTGCTCGGGTTCCTGCTGGTGCGCGCGGTCGGCGAGTCGCTCGACGAGCTGGCCGCCCTGATCTCGGTCTACACCCACCCCGGCGAGGTGCGGGCCGCCCGGCGCCGCCGCCGCGAGCAGCGCGACGGCCCGCCGGTCGACGTGCGCGAGCTGCTCGCGCCGCGCTGGCTGCCCTACCGCCACGGCCTGGACTTCCTCGGCGACCTGGTCTCGGCGCTGAGCCTCCAGGCCTCCGACGTCGCCGAGCGGCGCCGCCTCGCCGCCGCCGAGGCCGACCCGTCCTCCTTCGCCGCCCGGCGGCCCACGCCCAGCGACTCCTACGACGAGGACACCCTGGAGGCCGACTCCGGGATCGTGGCGCGGTTCGTCACCAACCCGGTCGCCCTGCTCCTCTCCGCCTTCGTGCTGCTCGCGCTGGTCGGCGCGCGCGCGGCCTTCGGCACCCTCGTCGGCGGCGGGCTCTCCCCGGTGCCCTCGGGGGCCGGGGAGTGGTGGCGGCTCTACCTGTCGAGCTGGCACGAGATCGGCTCGGGCACCGCGGTGCCGACCCCCGCCTACGTCGTGGCCTTGGCGCTGCTCGCCACCCTGCTGCTCGGCAGCGCGAAGGCGGCCGTGACGGTGGTGATGGTGCTCGCCGTGCCGGTCGCGCTGTGGGGTGCCTGGCGCTTCCTGCGCGTCGTCGGCCGGCTGATCTCGCCGGCGGGCGCCTCGCGCTGGCTGGTGCTGCTCGGCGCCACGACGTACGCCCTGGTGCCGGTGACGAGCGGGGCCTGGGGCGACGGGCGCCTCGGTGTCGTCGTGTCCGCCGCCACGCTGCCGTGGCTGGCCCACGCCGCGCTCGGCTTCGCCGATCCCGCACCGCAGCGCCGCTGGCGCGCCGCGTGGCGCACCGGCGTGCTGCTCGCCCTGATCTCCGCCTTCACCCCCGTCGCCTGGCTGGTGACCGTGGCCGTGGGCCTGGTCGTGCTGGGCGCCGCCGCCCTCGTCGTGCGTTCGGCGGTGCGCGAGCGCTCGGTCTGGGGCCCGCCCGCGACCGCCGTCGCCCTGGTGCCGCTGCTGCTCGCCCCGTGGTGGATCCCGGCGGTCCTGGAGTCCGCCGCCGAGGGGCTGCTGCTGGACGTCGGCCGCCTGCCCGGCGCCACGGTCGAGGGGATCGGGCTGCTCGCCGGCCGCTTCGCCGACCTCGGCGCCCCGCTGGCCCTCGGCCTGGTGCCCGCCGTCCTCGCGGTGCTCGCCCTCGTCCCGCGTGCCACCCGGGTGCCGGTGCTGGTGTGCTGGCTGGTGGCGGTGGTGACCGCCGCCGTCGCCGCGGCGCTGGGCGCGGTGTCGCTCGACCTGGCCGCGGTCACCGTCAGCCCCGGCACCGGCTTCCTGCTCGTGCTGCTGCAGGGCTCGTTCGTCGTGGCGGCGGTGATCGGCGCCCAGGGCTTCCTGGCCCGTGTCGCCGGGCCGCAGGGCGCCGCCCCGGTCGCCCGCGGCGCGATCGCGGTGCTCGCCGCGGTCGCGGCGGTCGTCCCGGCGGCCGGTCTCGCCTGGTTCGTCGCCGGCGGCGACGCCCACCTCGACGAGGACCCGGCCGGCGGCATCCCGGCGTACATGCTGCAGAGCGCGGAGACCGGGCCCGAGCACGGCATCCTGGTCGTGCGCGGGACCGTGGAGGACGGCCTCACCTACGAGGTACGCCGCGGTGACGGGGTGACCCTGGGCGAGGACGAGATCCTCGACCTGAGCCCCGAGGACGCCGGCCTCACCGACGCGGTGCGCGAGCTGGCCTCCAGCCCGACCCCCGAGCTGGTCACCGACCTGGCCGACCGCGGCATCGAGTACGTCGTGCTGCCCGCGCCCGCCGACGGCGACGTGGCGGCCTCGCTGGACGCGACCGGCGGCCTGCTCGCCGCCAGCGCGGAGGACCGCACCACCCGGGCCTGGCAGGTCGACCGGCCGCTCCGCGCCGACGCGGTGGCCGGGCCCACGTCCTGGCTGCGCGTCGCGCTGCTGGTGGTGCAGGGCGTCGCCCTGCTGTGGGTGCTCGTCCTGTGTGCCCCGACGACCAACCGGAGGCGTTCATGA
- a CDS encoding WhiB family transcriptional regulator → MRELFLLESNAEDAGWQERALCAQTDPEAFFPEKGGSTREAKKVCLTCEVRQDCLESALENDERFGIWGGLSERERRKLKKQAV, encoded by the coding sequence GTGAGAGAACTCTTTCTCCTCGAGAGCAACGCCGAGGATGCGGGATGGCAGGAGCGCGCGCTCTGCGCACAGACCGATCCGGAGGCGTTCTTCCCTGAGAAGGGCGGCTCGACGCGGGAGGCCAAGAAGGTCTGCCTGACGTGCGAGGTCCGCCAGGACTGCCTGGAGTCGGCGCTCGAGAACGACGAGCGCTTCGGCATCTGGGGCGGCCTCTCCGAGCGGGAGCGTCGCAAGCTGAAGAAGCAGGCCGTCTGA
- the cofD gene encoding 2-phospho-L-lactate transferase, with protein sequence MQKITVLSGGMGGARFLQGLLHGVATGALPGIAPDAEVTVVANTADDIWVHGLKVCPDLDTVMYTLGDGIDLERGWGRREETWSVKDDLAAYGVEPTWFGLGDRDVATHLVRTQMLDAGFPLSAVTQALCRRWQPGVTLLPMSDDRVETHVVVADPDSPSGRAVLHFQEYWIRLRASVPALDLVFVGMDSCTPAPGVVEAIRDADLVLLPPSNPVVSIGTILGVPGIRETLRATSAPVVGLSPIVGGGHVRGMADQMLAAIGVEVSAEAVGRHYGARSAGGVLDGWLVDERDAAALPALQEAGLAARAVPLMMSDVDATAAMAAAAVELVR encoded by the coding sequence ATGCAGAAGATCACGGTGCTGTCCGGAGGCATGGGCGGCGCACGATTCCTCCAGGGCCTTCTCCACGGCGTCGCGACCGGCGCGCTGCCCGGGATCGCGCCCGACGCGGAGGTCACCGTCGTGGCCAACACCGCCGATGACATCTGGGTGCACGGCCTGAAGGTCTGCCCGGACCTCGACACCGTGATGTACACCCTCGGCGACGGCATCGACCTGGAGCGCGGCTGGGGCCGGCGCGAGGAGACCTGGAGCGTCAAGGACGACCTCGCGGCGTACGGCGTGGAGCCGACCTGGTTCGGCCTGGGCGACCGCGACGTGGCCACCCACCTGGTGCGCACCCAGATGCTGGACGCCGGGTTCCCGCTCTCGGCGGTGACCCAGGCGCTGTGCCGGCGCTGGCAGCCCGGCGTCACCTTGCTGCCGATGTCCGATGACCGGGTCGAGACCCATGTCGTGGTCGCCGACCCCGACTCCCCCAGCGGCCGCGCCGTGCTGCACTTCCAGGAGTACTGGATCCGGCTGCGCGCCAGCGTCCCCGCGCTCGACCTGGTCTTCGTCGGCATGGACAGCTGTACGCCGGCCCCCGGTGTCGTCGAGGCGATCCGCGACGCCGACCTGGTGCTGCTCCCGCCGTCGAACCCCGTGGTGAGCATCGGCACGATCCTCGGCGTCCCCGGCATCCGCGAGACGCTGCGCGCGACCTCGGCCCCCGTCGTGGGCCTGTCCCCCATCGTCGGCGGCGGGCACGTGCGCGGCATGGCCGACCAGATGCTCGCCGCGATCGGCGTGGAGGTCAGCGCCGAGGCCGTCGGTCGCCACTACGGCGCCCGCTCGGCCGGCGGCGTCCTCGACGGCTGGCTGGTCGACGAGCGTGACGCCGCCGCCCTCCCCGCCCTGCAGGAGGCCGGCCTCGCGGCGCGCGCCGTACCCCTGATGATGAGCGACGTCGACGCCACCGCCGCCATGGCCGCGGCGGCGGTGGAGCTCGTCCGGTGA
- the cofE gene encoding coenzyme F420-0:L-glutamate ligase → MTLPDQPPRPGGRVTAYAPDDLPEVRAGDDLLALLLPLVDLADGDVLVVTSKVISKAEGRVRTGDRDEALAGETARVVARRGPTTIVRTHHGLTMAAAGIDASNVELGSIVLLPEDPDASARALRAAVRARTGRNVGVVVTDTAGRAWREGQTDIAVGAAGLVVAESFAGRHDAHGNPLAVTAPAVADEIAGLAELAQGKLGGRPVAVVRGRADLVLPVGEDGPGAAALIRPEGGDLFGYGAREAVVRALRGDPGDQLPFGSPVSPEELAAAIEEVLGARADARAEADSVLVHDAVVGPVLAALVFAHGWRVEDTPVRSTSGEPRGLARLRPAGP, encoded by the coding sequence GTGACGCTGCCCGACCAGCCGCCCCGCCCGGGCGGCCGGGTCACGGCGTACGCCCCCGACGACCTGCCCGAGGTGCGCGCCGGCGACGACCTCCTCGCCCTGCTGCTCCCGCTGGTCGACCTGGCGGACGGCGACGTCCTGGTGGTGACCAGCAAGGTCATCAGCAAGGCCGAGGGCCGGGTCCGCACCGGTGACCGCGACGAGGCGCTGGCCGGCGAGACCGCGCGCGTGGTCGCGCGACGCGGGCCGACGACCATCGTGCGCACCCACCACGGCCTGACCATGGCTGCCGCCGGCATCGACGCCTCGAACGTCGAGCTCGGCTCGATCGTGCTGCTCCCCGAGGACCCTGACGCCTCCGCCCGCGCGCTGCGGGCCGCGGTCCGCGCGCGCACCGGACGCAACGTCGGCGTCGTCGTCACCGACACCGCCGGCCGTGCCTGGCGCGAGGGCCAGACCGACATCGCGGTCGGTGCCGCCGGCCTGGTGGTCGCCGAGAGCTTCGCCGGACGTCACGACGCGCACGGCAACCCGCTCGCGGTCACCGCACCGGCCGTCGCCGACGAGATCGCCGGCCTCGCCGAGCTGGCCCAGGGCAAGCTCGGCGGGCGCCCGGTCGCCGTCGTGCGCGGGCGCGCCGACCTGGTGCTCCCGGTGGGTGAGGACGGTCCGGGCGCCGCTGCGCTGATCCGCCCCGAGGGCGGCGACCTGTTCGGGTACGGCGCGCGCGAGGCCGTCGTACGCGCCCTGCGCGGCGACCCCGGCGACCAGCTCCCGTTCGGCTCGCCGGTCTCCCCCGAGGAGCTCGCCGCGGCCATCGAGGAGGTGCTCGGCGCCCGCGCCGACGCCCGGGCCGAGGCGGACTCGGTGCTGGTGCACGACGCCGTCGTCGGGCCGGTGCTCGCGGCGCTCGTCTTCGCCCACGGGTGGCGCGTCGAGGACACCCCGGTCCGGTCGACCTCGGGCGAACCGCGTGGTCTGGCCCGACTGCGCCCCGCCGGTCCGTAG